The Polynucleobacter sp. JS-JIR-5-A7 region TAAGCCAATCGCCAAAGCGGCTGGCCCAAAACCACCCAAGCCATAATTATTTTCAGATGATTTTTTACCTTTGGATTTTTCCAAGAGGCGCTGTAAGTCAGCAATATTCTTTTGCAGTTCTGCAACACGTGCTTTAGCTTGCTCTAGTTCTTTTTCTTGAGCGACTAAGTCTTCTGTGTAACGACGCTCCTCAGCACTGCCTTCTGCACTGGAGCCAATTTTCAAGCGATCTTTTGCAGCATTCTCAGCAGCTTTATTTTTTCCACCCTTACTAGAACCATCTACACCTTTATCGCCTTTACCACCCCTCTCAGAGCGCCACTGCTCATTAGCATCAGCCACGAACTGATTGGCCTCAACAGGACTAATGGAGCGCAAGAGTGCTTGACTTGGTTTATTAAGCTCGGCTCCAGAAATTAATCTATTCACACTACCGCTGGCAAACGCATCAGGATTTGCTTTATATAAAGCCAGCATGGTCTGATCTAAGCTAGCACCCTCTAGGCGTGGCGCCATGATGGTGGCAATTTCAGAAAGACTTTGACCAGGTTTTACAGTCACCTTCTGCGTATCACCTAAGAGGAAGGTATATGTTTTAGTGAGACTTCCACTTGACCAATTCATCTTCACTAAGACATCTAGGAATGGATCATCAGTGATTGGTACAGGATTTACGGTTTCTACTAAAACCATCAACTGCTCTTGACGATTTCGATAAATCATTACTTGCGGATTCAAATCCAGAATTTTTTGCGAGATCCCCAGTTTTTCGAAGGCCGTCTTACCTGGAAGTTCAACAGTAAGGGATGGCAATGCATCCTTTTCGTCCACCCCACTTCTAATGGGAATTTCTACGCGTAAGGGCTCACCAGGTACTGACTGTAATTTAGGAACGCCCAAATGAATCGCGCTGACCGCACAGGACCAAGTGAGCAAAGCAAAGCAAATTACTTTGAGCAATCTCGATTGGTCAAGACCTAGCATCTATGTAATTACCTCTCCAGTAAGATTCTGAGCATGCGGCGCAAGGGCTCAGCTGCTCCCCATAATAGCTGATCGCCGACGGTAAATGCACCTAAATACTCTGGACCCATCGCCAATTTATGCAAACGTCCAATAGGTACTGTCAAGGTGCCGCTCACTGCTGCTGGCGATAAATCACGCTCAGTTATTTCACGATCATTAGGCACGACTTTTACCCACTGACTATCGTTTGCCAAGATCGTTTCAATCTCCTGGAGGGGAACATCTTTCTTCAGCTTCACTGTCAAGCCCTGGGAATGGCAGCGCATCGCTCCAACCCGCACACATATCCCATCAACTGGAATACTGCCAGCAGTCCGGAATGCAGGGCGACCTAAGATCTTATTGAACTCAGCGCCACCCTTCCACTCTTCTTTGGTTTGCCCATGCTCGAGAGGTACGTCGATCCACGGAATTAAACTTCCAGCTAAAGCAGTATTACGAAAATTCTGTTTCGGAAAATCGGGTGAACGTAAGGTTTCAGTCACTTTGCGATCAATATCCAAAATCCACGAAGATGGGTCTGCCAATTCTGCAGCCACGCTGTCACGCAAAGCGCCCATTTGCAATAGTAACTCGCGCATGTTTTGAGCGCCTGCACCAGAAGCTGCTTGATAAGTCATGGCACTAATCCACTCAACCATGTCAGCCTTCACTAAACCACCCATAGCCATCATCATTAAACTGACTGTGCAGTTGCTACCAATCCAATTTTTTCCACCCGCAGCTAATGCCTTATCAATCACAGGGCGATTGACTGGATCGAGAATCAATACAGCATCATCTTTCATGCGCAATGCGCTAGCAGCATCAATCCAGTGACCACTCCAACCAGCCGCACGCAGCTTGGGGAAGATCTCATTGGTGTAGTCGCCACCCTGGCAAGTCAGAATGATGTCGCAACGGGACAATGCCTTGATGTCATTGGCATCTTGCAAAGTACTTTCACTCTTGGTGACTTTTTTACCATTGAGCAGGGGAACTTCGCCGCCTACTTGGCTCGTGCTAAAGAAAACCGGCTCGATCAAATCAAAATCTTTCTCGGCGAGCATGCGCTCCATCAGAACACTGCCAACCATTCCGCGCCAGCCAACTAAACCTACCAACGGTGTTTTTGTATTTGCCATGATTTAACTACCTAGTGAAAATATTGACTTATTTATCCAGCGAGTGCCGCAACTACTGCATCACCCATTTGTACAGTAGATACCTTTTGGGTGTCTTCTGTATAAATATCAGCAGTACGTAAGCCTTGTGCCAACACTTTTTGTACTGCTTTTTCGATCCGGTCAGCTTCTGCAGGCATACCCAAGGAATAACGTAACATCATGGCTGCAGACAAAATCGTTGCCAGAGGATTAGCAATCCCTTGACCAGCAATATCAGGCGCAGAGCCGTGGCTTGGCTCATACAAGCCTTTGTTGTTCTTATCCAATGACGCAGAAGGCAACATGCCAATCGAGCCTGTGAGCATCGCAGCTTCGTCCGACAGAATGTCACCGAACAGATTGCCGGTCACGACTACATCAAATGCTTTAGGCGCCTTCACCAATTGCATTGCTGCATTATCGACATACATGTGGGATAACTCAACATCAGGATAGTCTTTAGAAACCCGAATCATGACTTCACGCCACAACTGTGAAGTCTCTAATACGTTCGCTTTATCCACGCTGCACACTTTTTTACCGCGCTTGCGTGCCGCTTCAAATGCAACGCGACCAATCCGCTCTACTTCTGGCTCGCTGTAATGCATGGTGTCATAACCTTCACGAGCACCTTTAAATAATGGCAACTCTGAGCTACGAATACCGCGTGGTTGACCAAAGTAAATATCGCCATTGAGTTCACGCACAATCAAAATATCCAAGCCACCAATAATTTCTGGTTTGAGGCTGGATGCTGCTGTGAGTTCTGGATAGCAAATCGCTGGCCTAAAGTTAGCAAACAATTCTAAGTGTTTACGTAATCCTAAGATGGCCTGCTCTGGGCGAAGTTCACGAGCAAGCGTGTCGTATTTCCAATCACCGACTGCGCCAAACAAAATAGCGTCAGCTTTTTTTGCCAACTCTAAAGTCGCTGGCGGCAAAGGATGTCCAGCCACGTCATAGGCAGCGCCACCCACAGGAGCTTCCTCTAGATCAAACTTTGGGCCTAACGCTTGAAGAACGCGAACGGCTTGAGCAACAATTTCCGGGCCGATCCCATCGCCCGGGAGAACTGCAATTTTCATGAAAGGCCTTTAAATCAACGAATTACGGCAATTGTGTCGCAAGCCAAGGCATCTTGAGGATGCGCTCAGCTTCATAAGCCTTGATTTTATCTGCATGACGCAGAGTTAAGCCAATATCGTCCAAACCGTTGAGGAGGCAATACTTCCTAAAGGGGGCTACCTCAAAGCTATAGGCGCTGCCGTCAGGGGCGATAACCTGTTGAGCGTCTAGGTCAATTGTCAGTTGATAACCACTAAAAGCCATCGTCTCGTTAAAGAGGTGATCTACCTGCATTTCGGTCAAAACGATGGGTAAAACACCATTTTTGAAGCAGTTGTTATAGAAAATATCGGCAAAGCTAGGGGCAATCACGGCCCTGAAGCCAAATTGGTCTAAAGCCCATGGCGCATGTTCACGTGAACTACCGCAACCAAAGTTCTTGCGAGCCAAGAGAATGCCGGCGCCTTTGTAGCGCGGCTGATTGAGCACAAAGTCAGGGTTAATTGGACGAGTACTGCAATCTTGACCAGGTTCGCCATGGTCTAAATAACGCCATTCATCGAATAGGTTCTGACCAAAGCCCGTTTTCTTGATGGACTTTAAAAACTGCTTCGGAATGATGGCATCGGTATCCACGTTCTCACGATTCAGTGGAGCAACTAAACCTTTGTATACCGTAAATTTTTCCATGACTCTGACTCTATCTATATTTTTTGTTTACTTCACAGGGGTAATGACAACGTCCTTACCCTTAGTTTGAGATTGATTCTGCTGAGTAGAATTTGCACCGGATCCGCCCATGGCACTACCCATGGTTTGCAAATCTTTGCCCATGCCTTCCATGGTATTACTGCAAGCAGAGATGATCACACCTGCAATGCCAACGATGGCTAATCGAGAAATCAATGAGACTGAAGGAAATTTCATCTGGATTACCTTTATGAAATCTTACGAACATCAACAAAATGGCCCTCAATCGCCGCAGCAGCCGCCATTGCCGGACTGACCAAATGGGTGCGACCGCCATTACCTTGACGACCTTCGAAGTTACGATTCGATGTAGAGGCACATCGCTCACCAGGCTCTAAGCGATCAGCATTCATGGCTAAACACATAGAGCAACCGGGCTCGCGCCATTCAAAGCCAGCAGCTTTAAAAATGCGATCTAAGCCTTCCCGCTCTGCTTGGGCTTTCACCAGACCAGAGCCAGGAACTACCAATGCCAGCTTCACATTCGCAGCCACTTTCTTGCCAATGCGATCCACCACTTTTGCAGCAGCCCGAATATCTTCAATGCGGCTATTAGTGCAGGAACCAATAAATACTTTATCCACAGAAATACTGCTCAGTGGCGTATTCGGAGTGAGATTCATATATTCCAAAGCACGCTCCATCGCAGAGCGCTTGTTTGGATCACGCTCTTTTTCCGGATCAGGAACACGGTCGCTGATAGCAAGCACCATCTCAGGAGAGGTACCCCAAGTGACTTGTGGAGCGATTTCTTCTGCACGCAATTCCACTACAGCATCAAACTGGGCATCTGCATCCGAATGCAATGTTCTCCAATACTGCATTGCTTGCAATAGGGCTTGACCTTGAGGAGCATAAGGGCGACCTTGAATGTATTCAATCGTAGTTTCATCCACAGCAACCAAACCAGATCTTGCGCCACCTTCAATCGCCATATTGCAGAGGGTCATACGACCTTCCATAGACAAATTCCGAATCGCTTCACCAGCAAACTCGATACAGTAACCAGTGCCACCCGCAGTACCAATCTTGCCGATCACCGCCAAGACGATATCTTTAGCTGTAGAACCGGGTTGCAAACGGCCATCTACCCGCACCAACATGTTCTTACTCTTTTTCATGAGCAAGGTTTGAGTGGCCAAGACGTGCTCCACTTCCGATGTACCAATACCAAATGCCAAGGCACCAAATGCGCCATGCGTGCTGGTATGTGAATCACCGCAGACAACAGTCATGCCAGGTAAGGTTGCACCCTGTTCTGGTCCAATCACGTGAACAATCCCTTGGCGAGCATCATTCATCTTGTATTGGGTAATACCAAATGCATCACAGTTTTGATCTAAGGTGTCGACTTGCAGCTTAGATATAGGATCTGCAATTCCTGCTGAGCGGTCTGTGGTTGGAACGTTGTGATCCGAAACAGCCAAGTTGGCGGAGATGCGCCATACCGGACGACCAGCCAGATTCAAGCCTTCAAATGCCTGAGGGCTGGTTACCTCATGGAGCAACTGACGGTCAATATAGATCGTGGCTGTGCCATCTTCTTCCGAGTAAACAACGTGGTCATCCCACAATTTGTCATAAAGCGTACGAGACATGAGTGCCCTTAAAACCTTTATTTACGAACGGAAATGTTAGGAACCTTACGCGAAGTTTCACCAACATATAACTGACGTGGACGTCCAATCTTGTACTCGGAATCCGTAATCATTTCTTCCCACTGAGCAATCCAGCCAACTGTTCTTGCTAACGCAAAAATACAAGTGAACATATCCGTTGGGATACCCAGTGCGCGCTGCACAATACCTGAGTAGAAGTCCACGTTTGGATAGAGCTTGCGGCTCACAAAATACTCGTCTTCCAAGGCAATCTTCTCCAGGGTCATCGCTAGCTTGAACAATGGATCATCTTGCAGGCCGAGTTCATTCAAAACTTCATAGCAAGTCTCACGCATTAATTTAGCGCGTGGATCGAAGTTTTTGTAAACGCGGTGACCAAAGCCCATCAAACGTACGCTCGAGTTCTTGTCTTTCACCTGGGCGATGAACTCATGAATCTTATCCACGCCGCCTTGTGCTTGAATATCATTCAACATTTGCAAGCAAGCTTCGTTAGCACCACCGTGGGCTGGACCCCAAAGACAAGCAATACCGGCAGAAATGGCAGCAAAAGGGTTCGTACCTGAAGAACCGCACAAACGAACGGTTGAGGTGGAGGCATTTTGCTCATGATCTGCATGCAAGATAAAGATGCGATCCAAAGCGCGTACTAAAACTGGATTTACTTTGTACTCTTCACACGGCGTAGCAAACATCATGCGCATGAAGTTTGCGGTGTATGACAAAGAGTTATCTGGATAGATAAAAGGTTGTCCTACGGAGTACTTGTACGACATTGCCACTAAGGTTGGCATCTTCGCAATCAAACGAATCTGCGCCACTTCACGTGCATAGGAATCGCTGTAATCAATCTCATCATGGTAGAACGCAGCCATGGCACCAACCAAACCAGTTAACACAGACATGGGATGGGCATCACGACGGAAACCGCGCAAGAAGAATTGCATTTGCTCGTGGACCATGGTGTGGTGAATCACCATTTGATCGAAATCTTTTTTCTCGGTCGCGTTGGGCAATTGGCCATTAATCAAAAGGTAGCAAACCTCTAAGAAGTCGCAGTTCGCAGCCAAATCATCAATCGGGTAACCACGATAGAGCAACTCGCCTTTGTCACCATCGATGTAGGTAATTTTGCTATTGCAGGATGCAGTAGATAGAAAGCCTGAGTCGTAAGTGAACTTACCAGTTTGACCATAGAGCTTGCGAATATCGATGACATCAGGACCAACCGTGCCTTTATAAATTGGCAGATCAATATCTGGTGTTCCATCCGAAAACGAGAGTTTTGCCTTGATGTCCGATTCAATCATTTCTAATCCTTAGTCATTCAAAATTATGATTAATACACTATTCGATCACACGCTTGCACTACTACTTGCACCAAAAGACTGAATTACTTCTCTCTCAGCTTTTGTAAAACTGTTTTAAAGGAGTCAGACTGCATCTCCTGCTCCAGTCCAGCCATCGAATCTTTACGACCGATTAATAAATCCATCAGGTCATTGTCATCTAAGGCCAATAACTGGCTCAATACTTTGCCATCTTCCACGCTTAACTGAGTGCCGTAACGCTCAAAGAAACGCTGCAGAATTAAATCGTTCTCTAGCAAGCCCCTGCGAGCATCACTTTTTAAGCGATATAACTCTGCATTACCGAGGGTCATACTGCCCTACGAACCATCAACTCCTTGATCTTACCAATCGCCTTGGTTGGATTCAAATGCTTAGGACATACATCCACGCAATTCATAATAGTGTGGCAACGGAATAGGCGGTATGGATCTTCCAAGTTATCCAAGCGCTGACTAGTCTCTTCATCCCGACTATCAGCAATAAAGCGATAGGCCTGCAACAAACCTGCTGGACCCACAAACTTATCAGGATTCCACCAGAAAGAGGGGCATGAGGTTGAGCAAGATGCGCACAGAATGCACTCATACAAGCCGTTCAACTCTTCACGCTCTTCAGGGCTCTGCAAACGCTCTTTCTCTGGTGGTGGATTGTCGTTTACCAAATAAGGCTTGATAGACAAATACTGTTTGAAGAACAAAGTCATGTCGACGATCAAATCACGTACGACTGGCAAGCCAGGTAATGGACGCAATGTGATGACCTTAGGCAAAGTCAACATATTGGTCAAGCAAGCCAAACCATTTTTACCGTTGATGTTCATTGCATCTGAACCGCATACACCCTCACGGCATGAGCGGCGATACGAGATAGTTTCATCTTGTTTCTTCAAAGAGATCAAGGCGTCCAACAACATACGCTCACCAGTAAGCTCTAACTCATAGCGCTGCATGCGTGGTGCTGCATCGACATCTGGATCGTAGCGGTAAATTTCAAATATACGGATATCACTCATCTTCTATCTCTCTTACTTAGAAAGTACGTTCTTTTGGAGGAACTGAATCAACAGTCAATGGTTTCAATTGGACTGGCTTATAGTCCAAGCGATTGCCTTCGCTATACCAAAGAGTGTGTTTCATCCAGTTGTCATCATCGCGATGCTGGTGATCGTCATGTGAGTGTGCGCCACGGCTTTCTTTGCGAGCCGCCGCAGAAATCATGGTTGCGTTTGCTGTCTCAACCAAGTTAGCCACTTCCAAAGCTTCAATACGGGCGGTATTAAAAATCTCAGACTTGTCTTTAACCCACAAGTTTTTTGCACGCTCGGTGAGTTTCGCCATTTGGCGAACACCTTCATCCATCAGCTCTTGGTTACGGAATACACCGGCGTATTTCTGCATCGTTTTACGAATATCGTTAGCGACATCTTGTGCATACTCGCCAGAATGAGAGTTATCCAACTTCGCAATACGCTCCAAGGTTTGCTGACCCGCATTCGCAGGTAATTTCTTGAACTCACGATTCTTAAGATTCAAACTAACGATGTGGTTACCTGCTGCACGACCGAATACCAAGAGGTCGAGTAATGAATTAGTACCTAAGCGGTTTGCGCCGTGCACAGAAACGCATGAGCACTCGCCAATGGCATACAAACCATGAACGACTTCATTGTGTTTGCCATTTGCTGGAACAACCACTTGACCATTGATATTGGTTGGAATACCACCCATCTGGTAATGAATCGTTGGCACAACAGGGATTGGCTCTTTAGTGACGTCAACGTTTGCGAAGTTCATACCGATTTCATAAACCGAAGGTAAACGCTTCATGATGGTCTCGGCACCAATGTGCGTCAAATCCAGCACAACATAGTCACCATTAGGGCCGCAACCGCGCCCCTCTTTGATTTCTTGATCCATACACCGAGATACGAAATCGCGTGGAGCCAAATCCTTATAGGTTGGCGCATAACGTTCCATGAAACGCTCGCCATCTTTATTACGCAAGATGCCACCTTCACCGCGGCAACCTTCAGTTAACAATACACCTGCCCCAGCTACACCTGTTGGGTGGAATTGCCAGAACTCCATATCTTCCAATGGGATACCTGCGCGAGCTGCAAGTCCCATACCGTCACCGGTATTAATAAAGGCATTAGTTGATGCATCCCAAATACGACCTGCACCACCAGTAGCCAACATCACAATCTTGGCTTCCAAGATGTATACCTGACCTGTTTCCATTTCAAGGGCAGTAACACCAACCACATCACCCTCGTCATCACGGATCAAGTCGAGCGCTAACCACTCTACGAAGAAGTTCGTTTTAGCGCGGACGTTACGTTGATACAAGGTATGCAACATGGCGTGACCAGTGCGGTCAGCGGCAGCACAAGCACGTTGTACTGGTTTCTCGCCGTAGTTTGCGGTGTGACCGCCAAATGGACGCTGATAAATCGTGCCGTCTGGATTGCGATCGAAAGGCATACCGAAATGCTCTAACTCATAAACCACTTTTGGAGCTTCACGGCACATGAACTCGATCACGTCCTGGTCACCTAACCAGTCAGATCCTTTGATGGTGTCATAAAAGTGATAGTGCCAATTGTCTTCACTCATGTTACCCAATGAAGCACCAATACCACCTTGCGCAGCTACTGTATGTGAACGGGTTGGGAAGACTTTAGTTAATACCGCCACATTGAGGCCAGCTTCCGCTAACTGTAATGAAGCACGCATACCCGAGCCACCCGCCCCAATAATGACCGCATCAAAACGGCGGCGTGGCAATGATTTTTGAATCGCAGTCATCGAATTACACTTTCCACAAAATTTGAACGGCATAAGCCGCACAGGCTACGAGATACAGAACGGTCAACACTTGCAGTGTCAAACGAATACTGACGGGCTTGATGTAATCCATCCAGATGTCACGCACGCCAATCCAAGCGTGATAGAACAAGCTAAAGAAAGCCAAAAAAGTCAGCAACTTCATGAACTGATTACTAAACAGACCAGCCCAACCCTCGTAGCTAGCACTACCAGTTAAGCAGTAGTCGACTAGCAAGACAACCGTAAATACCACCATCACAATCGCAGTGACGCGTTGGATGATCCATTCTTTAAGTCCGTAATGAGCACCAACTACTAAGCGCTTTGGTCCAATTTGATAAATAGGCATGAAATTTCCTTAAATAATGAGCGCTTAGTACAAGTCAAATAATTTGAGACCCACTACAGCAGTGAGAGCGATACCAAGCACCAACACGATGATGGCGGAACGATTGGACTCAGACTTCTCTACGCCGATTTCTAAATCGAGCAAGAGGTAGCGAATACCAGCACAGAAATGATGTAAGAAAGACCAGATCAAACCGAGGCAAATGATTTTTACCAAGATGTTGCTGGTGAATGCTTGAAATTTCTGATAGCTCACCTCAGAAGCCAGACTTTGGTCGAAGAGGTACAAAATGAATGGCAACAAGAGGAATAAGGCTGCCCCACTAATACGGTGAAGGATGGAGACTTTTCCGGCCCAAGGCAGGCGATATTTAATCAACTGGGCCAGACCAATATTGCGATAAACCTGTCGATCTTTTTTTACATTTTGCTGTGCTTCAACCATGGGTAATCTCTATCTTTAGGTGGAGGTTCAGTTTGATTTTGTTGTGTCGCAACATATTCTATTGGAAACCTTGAGGCTATTGGGGGTTTTTAAGGGTTTATAGGGGTTTAAAGGGGGTTTTACGGATAAGTTCAGTTCAATTTGTTTTCGTAATGTTGCTCAGCGGTGTCGTATCTTGCGTGTCTAATTTCTACTGGTTTACTGCCATATGTGAACGCCACCCGCTCTACCGAAAGCAATGGGGCGCCTACTGCCAATTGGAGGTGCTTAGCCAGAGTCTCATCGGCCGCAATTGCTTTGATTTTTTCCTCAGCGCGCACCATGTGAGTAGCGTACTGGCTCTCATATAGAGCGTAGACTGGCCCATGCCATTCATTCAGAGTATCCAGATTTAAATCTTTAAAGCGCGCTCCAGGCAGCCAAATCTCTTCATAAACAATGGCTTGCCCAGCAAAACTCTGAACACGATCAATGTAAATGACGGTGTCACCTGCCTTTAATTTCAGCAAACTGGCGACGTAGGCGCTTGCCTTAGTCTGCTGGCAAACCAAGAATCGGCTAGTGAGATGAAATTTCTCGCCAGAATCAGGCGCCAAGCGTAAGAATCGATATTGCCAATCGTCTTCTTGGTGGGTGGCTACATAAGTGCCCTTACCCTGACGTCTCACCAATAAATTTTGTGCAGCCAGCTCATCAATCGCCTTGCGAACCGTGCCCTGACTGACGGCATAGCGGGCCGCTAACTCCATTTCACTGGGAATAACCTCCCCCGGCAGCCACTCAGAGGCTTGCAAGCTAGCCAAAATCATTGCCTTTATCTGTTCGTACAGAGGGCTAAAAGAGGCAATCGGCAAATTTACTTCTGACAAATCGGCTCCAGCAGAAAGCAATTGGATAAAATTAAGTGTAATTCTAGTCTTGTATAAGACATCTTTGACAGTGTAAAGCGAAAGTTCCTACACTTGAATGGATAATAGAAAAGTTTCCTTAATTAACCTCTTAACCATCCTCTGGAGTTATTAGTAATGGCAAAAGCCCCAATGCGTGTCGCCGTAACCGGTGCAGCCGGTCAAATCGGATATTCCCTTTTATTCCGCATCGCCAATGGCGACCTTTTGGGCAAGGATCAGCCCGTCATTCTGCAATTACTTGAAATTCCAGACGAAAAAGCGCAAAAAGCATTGGGTGGCGTGATCATGGAGCTCGAAGATTGTGCATTCCCACTCTTGGCTGGCGTTACCGCTCACTCTGACCCCTTGACCGCATTTAAAGAGATTGATGTCGCCCTATTGGTTGGCGCACGTCCCCGCGGTCCCGGCATGGAACGCAAAGATCTGCTCTCCGCTAACGCACAGATCTTCACTGCCCAAGGTAAAGCACTCAATGCAGTTGCCAAAAAGACTGTCAAGGTATTGGTGGTTGGCAACCCAGCAAACACGAACGCTTACATCGCCATGAAATCTGCACCAGATATTCCTGCGAAAAACTTTACCGCGATGTTGCGCCTTGATCACAACCGCGCGCTCTCGCAATTGGCGACTAAATTAAATAAACCCGTTGCTGGCATTGAGAAGCTAGTCGTTTGGGGTAATCACAGCCCAACCATGTACCCTGACTATCGCTTTGCAACGGTTGACGGCAAGTCAGTGAAGGACTCCATCAACGATGCAGCATGGAATAAAGATGTCTTTATTCCTACTGTGGGTAAGCGTGGTGCGGCGATTATTGATGCACGCGGTCTCTCTTCTGCAGCTTCCGCAGCCAATGCGGCAATTGACCACGTTCATGATTGGGTGCTCGGAACCAATGGCAAATGGGTCACCATGGGAATTGCCTCTAAAGGTGAATACGGCATCCCAGCTGAAGTGATTTATGGCTTCCCAGTGACATGTGAAAACGGCGAGTACAAAATGGTCGAAGGTTTAGAGATCGATGAGTTCTCACGCGAGCGCATGAATCACACCTTAAATGAATTGCTTGAAGAGCAAGCAGGCGTTAAGCACTTGCTTTCTTAATCCTCTTAGGAAAATACATGAACAAATCTCTTCTGTCCTTAAGCTTTGTATTTGCCGCCCTCATTGGCGTTACAAATGTGAGCGCTAGTGAAGAAGTATTTACGTGGACTTGCAGCGAGAGTAAGCAATTCAAAACAACTGGCACTCTCGAGAAAGTTCGTCTGACTTGGGAAGCCAAGACTTACGACTTGAATCGTCAAACCTCATTGCCAGGTAGCTTGCGTTACAAGAACACTGACACTGGTCATGACCTGGTAGTGCTTGGCAATAAAGCCATGTTATTTAATATCAAGACGGGTAATCGCTTAGCTGATTTCTGCCAAACAGCAGAAATGAAATCTGGCAAATTGCCCCATTTGTTTGCTGGTGCAGAGCCTTTTGTTCAGAACTAAGTTTTAATAGCATCAAATAAAAAAACCGAGAGATCCTCGGCTTTTTTCTTTTTTATTACTCGGTTGATATCTTCGAGTTTGTTGTAACTGCTTAATGAAAGAGTGGTTGCTGTGTTGGCGTATCTTCCGGCATCTCTGCATGCACGGCTTCACCAGATCGATCTGGAAAAAGAGGCGCGCCGCAATCGTCGCAGAGCTCTGGGTCAAATAGCATCGCATGACGAAATACATCTTCTACTCCTGCATCATGCAAGGCATCACAGATTTTTTTAATCGGGCTCTCGTCATCCGATAAATCATTTAAGGCATCACTCGCCACACTCTCACGATCATATAAAGGCCAAATCACACCATACATAATTTCGGAAGAACCCTTGACGCTAAAAGAGATACGGTATTCATCGGCTTGCTCTTCACCAAAGGCACCAACCACGCAAGATAAGCCAGCAGGCAAGATGCCTAGCGTGCTTTCGAGGAAATTAACGCCTGCACGAATACTTAATGGCCGCACATGTTTATCTGCCAAACGGCAGTTAGTAAAGTAAGCCTCCGGTAACAAGAGCTCAAACTCACATCCAGGCAGCATTGCTGCGAGTGGCTCTTGCATCGCGTTTTGCCAGCCAATGAGACTGACACCACGCTCCTGTCTTGCCGGCGATTCTTCTTGCCATTTAAAAATGGGTGATCCGCTAGGCGCACTCAGTGCAGCAATAATGAAACGCGGATCAGCCAGAACTGCAATCGTCTCCGACATATCGCGCAACTCGAGTTTGACATCCTTGCCAGAGATGGCCGCAGTCGCCAATGCTTCTGTTAACACACGTGTTTGGCAATGAG contains the following coding sequences:
- a CDS encoding FimV/HubP family polar landmark protein, producing MLGLDQSRLLKVICFALLTWSCAVSAIHLGVPKLQSVPGEPLRVEIPIRSGVDEKDALPSLTVELPGKTAFEKLGISQKILDLNPQVMIYRNRQEQLMVLVETVNPVPITDDPFLDVLVKMNWSSGSLTKTYTFLLGDTQKVTVKPGQSLSEIATIMAPRLEGASLDQTMLALYKANPDAFASGSVNRLISGAELNKPSQALLRSISPVEANQFVADANEQWRSERGGKGDKGVDGSSKGGKNKAAENAAKDRLKIGSSAEGSAEERRYTEDLVAQEKELEQAKARVAELQKNIADLQRLLEKSKGKKSSENNYGLGGFGPAALAIGLIAFTGLLLWVLARNARSSESASFEEKDLDPQKPTPAPHFEMPERAKTLFSGIDLDLSKPPKESPPEVAPDNNPLADTLRVKLNLARAYITIEDFSAAKKSLEDIIRSSSSVDPAITIEAQGLLSELSHRQT
- the asd gene encoding aspartate-semialdehyde dehydrogenase, with translation MANTKTPLVGLVGWRGMVGSVLMERMLAEKDFDLIEPVFFSTSQVGGEVPLLNGKKVTKSESTLQDANDIKALSRCDIILTCQGGDYTNEIFPKLRAAGWSGHWIDAASALRMKDDAVLILDPVNRPVIDKALAAGGKNWIGSNCTVSLMMMAMGGLVKADMVEWISAMTYQAASGAGAQNMRELLLQMGALRDSVAAELADPSSWILDIDRKVTETLRSPDFPKQNFRNTALAGSLIPWIDVPLEHGQTKEEWKGGAEFNKILGRPAFRTAGSIPVDGICVRVGAMRCHSQGLTVKLKKDVPLQEIETILANDSQWVKVVPNDREITERDLSPAAVSGTLTVPIGRLHKLAMGPEYLGAFTVGDQLLWGAAEPLRRMLRILLER
- the leuB gene encoding 3-isopropylmalate dehydrogenase, yielding MKIAVLPGDGIGPEIVAQAVRVLQALGPKFDLEEAPVGGAAYDVAGHPLPPATLELAKKADAILFGAVGDWKYDTLARELRPEQAILGLRKHLELFANFRPAICYPELTAASSLKPEIIGGLDILIVRELNGDIYFGQPRGIRSSELPLFKGAREGYDTMHYSEPEVERIGRVAFEAARKRGKKVCSVDKANVLETSQLWREVMIRVSKDYPDVELSHMYVDNAAMQLVKAPKAFDVVVTGNLFGDILSDEAAMLTGSIGMLPSASLDKNNKGLYEPSHGSAPDIAGQGIANPLATILSAAMMLRYSLGMPAEADRIEKAVQKVLAQGLRTADIYTEDTQKVSTVQMGDAVVAALAG
- the leuC gene encoding 3-isopropylmalate dehydratase large subunit, yielding MSRTLYDKLWDDHVVYSEEDGTATIYIDRQLLHEVTSPQAFEGLNLAGRPVWRISANLAVSDHNVPTTDRSAGIADPISKLQVDTLDQNCDAFGITQYKMNDARQGIVHVIGPEQGATLPGMTVVCGDSHTSTHGAFGALAFGIGTSEVEHVLATQTLLMKKSKNMLVRVDGRLQPGSTAKDIVLAVIGKIGTAGGTGYCIEFAGEAIRNLSMEGRMTLCNMAIEGGARSGLVAVDETTIEYIQGRPYAPQGQALLQAMQYWRTLHSDADAQFDAVVELRAEEIAPQVTWGTSPEMVLAISDRVPDPEKERDPNKRSAMERALEYMNLTPNTPLSSISVDKVFIGSCTNSRIEDIRAAAKVVDRIGKKVAANVKLALVVPGSGLVKAQAEREGLDRIFKAAGFEWREPGCSMCLAMNADRLEPGERCASTSNRNFEGRQGNGGRTHLVSPAMAAAAAIEGHFVDVRKIS
- the leuD gene encoding 3-isopropylmalate dehydratase small subunit, producing MEKFTVYKGLVAPLNRENVDTDAIIPKQFLKSIKKTGFGQNLFDEWRYLDHGEPGQDCSTRPINPDFVLNQPRYKGAGILLARKNFGCGSSREHAPWALDQFGFRAVIAPSFADIFYNNCFKNGVLPIVLTEMQVDHLFNETMAFSGYQLTIDLDAQQVIAPDGSAYSFEVAPFRKYCLLNGLDDIGLTLRHADKIKAYEAERILKMPWLATQLP